The nucleotide sequence ACCTGGGCATGGTGGTtatttctctgtttttctgaCAAAAGTATTAACTTGGATTAAACGCAGCATCAAGAGattatttgaaatgtattgAGTGCTTGTCATCAACAGAAACATGTTTAATTCAAAACCTGTATGAATTACGCAATGCATGTGATAAATTATATATTAGAGGTTTCACTTATATAACTACGCAAACCAACACTAAATTGCACAAATCGGTCCATTTGGTCTGATGTAAAAATCTGACCAGATGCAGGGATTTGTCAATGCTGTTTGTACTTTTTGTTGTACTGCCTTCCAATTGTAACGTaatacagttgaacccccctGTAAAGAcgcccccaatttaagacttcctcccttttttttttaccctgttttcagatttttcgttcataacctttgtaaatgtgtaaatgtatccccatttaaagacctgattctttcagatttttagaggtcttaaaatgggggttccactgtattttcaCAACGGTGGTCATGTTTGCAGGGTCATAGACTGAAGAACTCTGAGAACCAGACGTACCAAGCGCTGGTGAACCTGAACGCTGATCGGCGGATCTTGCTGTCCGGGACGCCCATACAGAACGACCTTCTGGAGTACTTCAGTCTGCTGCACTTCGTCAACAGAGGCATTCTGGGTCAGTACACGATTTActttgtgtgacagggagactactgcgtcacccttcACAGCCGACTCTGCAAAGTTGTTTGACGGCTTGAGCATGGGCTATTTATAGTAGCTTGACGTTTCATGTACGTCAGTCGCTGGTtagacacctgtcaattgtagagttctgtttgtaatggggtctggcggctgctgtctccttgtatgttcttaGGAACCTTTGCTTACCCATAGCAGTTTTTGTAGTGCTATTAAgttagctctaaaattctcaatcctgtttgagtggctttgcctccaaaagtAATTCTTGTGTTTCAGGCACTTGGTACCATTTGGAGGGAACACActaaggttttgttttgggcTTATGCGATAGCTTGTGCAAGATATGGCATCAAACTCTATAGTTATATGAGGACGGCAGCTTGCTTCTAGGAACAAATCTggggttttttgactcacatgcgaagcaaaagtgagtctatgtactcacccgagtcgtccgtccgtccgtccgtccgtccggacgtccggaaaactttaacgttggatatttcttggacactattcagtctatcagtaccaaatttggcaagatggtgtatgatgacaaggcccccaaaaacatacatagcatcttgaccttgcttcaaggtcaaggtcgcaggggccataaatgttgcctaaaaaacagctatttttcacatttttcccattttctctgaagtttttgagattcaatacctcacctatatatgatatatagggcaaagtaagccccatcttttgataccagtttggtttaccttgcttcaaggtcaaggtcacaggagctcttcaaagttggattgtatacatattttgaagtgaccttgaccctgaactatggaagataactgtttcaaacttaaaaattatgtggggcacatgttatgctttcatcatgagacacatttggtcacatatgatcatggtcaaggtcactttgacccttatgaaatgtgaccaaaataaggtagtgaaccactaaaagtgaccatatctcatggtagaaagagccaataagcaccattgtacttcctatgtcttgaattaacagctttgtgttgcatgaccttggatgaccttgaccttgggtcaaggtcacatgtattttggtaggaaaaatgtgtaaagcagttcttagtgtatgatgtcattgctgtcaaggtcaagcatgtgagtcgtatgggctttgcccttcttgtttctggATCAGGCTGACATACCCACAAACAGGTTCACTGACATGTGCACATTGTGTCCAATGGTACAGTATCAGGAATATTTTCTGTTTGGCTTTCATCCTGGAGGGATGATTACAGTTTTATGCCTTGACATATTTTAATGACAAGATGTTTTGTCAAAAACTGGGTTTACAATTGTTATTGCATGAAGTACATGTACCGGTACTTGAAAAATATAGAACAatattaccccccgcgggttagggggaagaatttacccgatgctccccagcatcaattcaattctctctctctctctctggttcagTGCTATGTACTCTCTGTCATCCACATGAATCTTACTTTGTCACAGGCACAGCCCAGGAGTTCAAGAAACGGTTTGAGACACCCATTCTTCGTGGGCGGGACGCTGCCGCTACAGACGGGGAACACACGAAAGGGGAAGAGAAACTGCAAGAGGTAACCAGCGGTGTAAAAATCATGAGTCTATCTCTGtcacagtagaacccccccttTTGAGACAAAACAAAATCTTGGAAAATCAGATTTTAGAATGGAGGGGATTTAAAATTGGGgcaaatttacagaagttattaACAGGAAATCTAAGAAATTGGTCTGAAAAGGCAGAGAGTCTTCaagagggggggaaggggggggattTGCACTGTAGTTGCTCCTGTTGTCTGACACTGCTAATAAGGCTGTGAATGAATCTGTGAAGGCTGTAAGAAGGGTTTGTATTTTTCTTACTTATTCATATTCTGGTCACATGTGTAACGGTCTCATGGTGTGAACCTCTGTTTCGTCATAAAGTTCCGGGGCGCTTGTGTTTATTGCTACCTCCAGTCTACAGCCGCGTCTTGCGCGAAACCAGTGTGGATCTAGGGAAAGACATGTCCCGTATCTCAACCTATTTTGACATAGTTCTTGTTCTTgctctcttttatttttttaaaatttttattcaAAGCGTTAAAGGAAATATATATTTTTGCCCTCTTAAGAACAATACTTCCCACTTGAAAAGAAATAAGAtaccaaaaagaagaagaaactaagTTCTGAGAAACTAGAGTAAAGTAATGTTAACCACTGTTCTCAAGAGTTTATGTTTATTTTCAGTTGCTTGGCATTGTCAACCGTTGCATCATCAGACGCACGCAGGCACTTCTCATCAAGTACCTGCCGGTCAAAGGTAAGACAAATTGTTAGTCGACGAACTCCACAAATAAGTCTACTTTTCAGAAGAATAGAACAACCAATTGACAATGTTTGGAAATTactctgtctggtttgtatgacaagtggctctatcccatctcccccctttccccgtcgcgatataaccttgaatggttgagaacgacgttaaacaccaaataaagaaaagaaaagtgaggAGGTGATTGTTACAAGAAGGTGTGAATGCACTGTGTGAGTGCCAATGGTGAAGGGGTCAAAGGTGTGTTTTCGTGTATTTGTaagtcttttcgtatctatttgctgtcttttcgtgtcttttcgcgtcttttcgcgtcttttcgcgtcttttcgacTTTTAGTGACACCGGTTTGTATGggttattgaggcaaactttttaCACGTGTTCCTTGTCAACGTGCTTCAGACAGACCGCTTACTAGTGACTAGCCCATAATGAcatgtgggaaagtttgcctcaataaaagcaaaacTATTCAGTCTTTCACAACCCAACAGACTTATTTCCTAACATTGTCCATTGGTTGTATCCTTCTAAAATCAGATAGACTAACCAAGAAATCCTGCTTTGTTGCTCTTACTAAGTAAAAGGCATGAAACTTGAACAACTGAGATGTTTGATGGTAAAACGCTAAAAGATTTTATCTTGAACACACAAGAAAGTAATAGAGGATGCTCTgaaataactgtcaggtttTCATGGGTtgggaaagagtgaatactcttgcttttagtgaggcaagctttctcatgtgacattataggccaggcGCTAGTGAgcggtgtgtctgaaacacgtcgACAAGGAGCATGtggggaaagtttgcctcactaaaagtaagggtattcactctctcacaagccatacaaacccgacagagttatttccacagTCCGTCGATCGCATGCGACAGTGTGATATGTAAAGTAGGTGATCAATGTCTCTGTGTGATGTTCCAGTGGAACAAGTGGTGTGCTGTCGCCTGACGCCTCTACAACTGGCGCTGTACAAGACTTTTGTGGGGTCCCAGATAGCGCAGTGCGATATGGGCAAGGACGGCAAGGCCACCAGCGGCGCCCTCTCTGCCATCACGCAGCTCAAGAAACTGTGCAATCGTAAGACTttgttgtttctctctttgtctctgtgccATCACGCAGCTCAAGAAACTGTGCAATCGTCAGACtgttgtttctctgtgtgtttgtgtctctctGCTATCACCCAGCTCAAGAAACTGTGCAATCGTAAGACTttgttgtttctctctttgtctctgtgccATCACGCAGCTCAAGAAACTGTGCAATCATAAAACTttgttgtttctctctttgtctctgtgccATCACGCAGCTCAAGAAACTGCAATCGTAAGACTttgttgtttctctctttgtgtctgtgtctctgtgccaTCACCCAGCTAAAAAAGCCTTTGttgtttctctgtgtttgtgtctctctGCTATCACCCAGCTCAAGAAACTGCAATCGTAAgactttgttgtttttctgttggTCTTTGTGCGTCTGACCCGTTCTTTGAAGGGTAAGATGTAATTCAACTGATGGTAGAAAATGTTTTTGTCAGAAGTTTTCCATTatgaataaatatataaaaataccATAAAATACCCTTTTAGGTATAAATACCTTTATTATTATTCTCATGAGAGTATTATTTTGCTGTATTTACACGAACCAGCTCGGGTAGTGTTACCATCATTTCCAAAAGCTTAATCTTGGCAGTTTGAAGTACACTCGTGGAAATATGGACAGTTTGACCAACAGTTGGGTGCAAACGTTCGTATGTGTGTCCTTTTATGTCTTTATAATGTCAAAAacatgattaaaaaaacatgtgATCCTTGATAAACCTTATTTGTTTAACAGACCCTGACCTGATCTATCAGAAATGTCTGGAGAGAAGCGAAGGGTTTGAGAATGGCCTTGACCTCTTCCCCAGTGACTACAACCCCAAGGTCGTGCGGCCAGAGCTGTCAGGTAATGAaccatttatttttgttttttgttgttgttgcttgtccCGACTCTTGTTCCTTGTCGTAGTATGCCCTCACACTGCCCCGTCCCAACATTTGCTGCTCCATCCATATCTGAATTATGTTctgctgccagacttgtcggtAATGAACAATTGAACAATCTAGTTTGTGTTGCTCTGACAGCGATGTAAGCTTGTTGATTGGAGACCACTGTTACAGGTGGACATATCAGTTACCTCCCTTGGGCTGTCACACTGTGTTTGTCAAACTAGTCAAAGTTTTAATTGATACCACATTGCACGTGTGTTAGTTtctgaagcacacacacaaaaaaaagaaaattgtaGCAGCAGAAGCAGTGTCAACCATTGCCCATTCTGAGGCCTGGCAGATTGTACAATTTTTAGTGTCACAATACATTACAATATGCtgattgttttctttgtgtgattgtgtgcacCAGGTAAAGTGGTGGTGCTGGACACACTGCTGGCGGTGATCAAAGCAACCACCGATGATAAAGTGGTGCTGGTCTCCAACTACACACAGACGCTCGACCTCTTTGAGAAACTCTGCAGGCAGCGAAGGTATGTACACCTACACTGTCAAGAGGGGAAAGCAGGAATGGAGGGTGTGTCCATGTGTAGATATGAGATTTGTATGTAGGGTAAATGCACAGTTTTCTGTCAATTTCACAGCCCTGGCTGAAGTTTTTGTGTTAATGTAAATCAGCACAATTCAGTAAAATTGGAGCTTTCAGAATCTCATTTAATTTGGTCTTTCACAGCGTATTGCCAGTTCCTGTAAACATGAGTCTATTTTCTTTGCATTTGGTACAGAGACTGACTATACGTATATGCTTCATGTTTACCTGACATGAGTGAGTTAGGTGCTTGTTTCGACGTGAGATGGCACAAGAGATGATGTCTGTGTATGTTGCTGTGTACGTCCTGTCTTTGGTTATTCTTGCAAAGTTAACTAAACATGCTGTTTGATTTGTTTGCAGTTACCAGTTTATGCGGCTCGACGGATCCATGTCTATCAAGAAGAGAGCAAAAATTGTGCAACGCTTCAACGATCCAACTGTGAGCTTGTTGCTTATGCTTTTGACTACCCTGCTGtgacatctacacacacacacacacatacacacacacacacacacacacacactcacactcacactcacacacccacacacacccacccacacacacacaaacacacacacacacacacccacacacacacacacacaccaaactcaCACCAAACTCACACCAAACTacattaatatgtaagcgcctggggctatatctagattaggcgcataaaaatgatcacaataacaataacaataacaaactcACGCCAAAACATGCAAACACGAACTATGACTTTATTGACAGAGAAGGGGGGACACACCGGGGGTCTTCTGCAGCCCCGGACCCCCACACGAATTTCATAGTCGTAAGGTTGGCAGCCATGCTATTGGCCCTTGCTACACACCAACACAAGGCAGGCATAGTCCATGAAAGGCAACATGTAGTTGGGTGACTTGACAGTGATGAAAAATTGAAAGCTCTGAAATATGGTTTCAGCATTGTTAACACTGCATGCTATTCTCTGGCCTGTATTCACCCTGGCCGAGCATTGTTTCCTAaccttgctttttacatttagtcaagttttgactaaatgttttaacgtagagggtggtatcgagacgagggttgtggtgtatgtgtgtgtgtgtgtctgtctgtctgtctgtgtgtgtgtgtagagcgattcagaccaaactactggaccgatctttatgaaattttacatgagagttcctgggaatgatatctccggacgtttttttctttttttcgataaatacctttgatgacgtcatatccggctttttgtaaaagttgaggcggcactgtcacaccctcatttttcaatcaaattgattgaaattttggccaagcaatcttcgacgaaggccggacttcggtattgcatttcagcttggtggcttaaaaattaattaatcactttggtcattaaaaatctaaaaattgtaaaaaaaatataaaaaaatttaaaacgatccaaatttatgtttatcttattcttcatcattttctgattccaaaaaatataattatgttatattcggattaaaaacaagctctgaaaattaaaaatataaaaattaaaaaatttccgaaatcgatttaaaagcaatttcatcttatgccttgtcggttcctgattccaaaaacatatagatatgatatgtttggattaaaaacacattcagagagttaaaaagaatagagatatagaaaagcgggctatcctcctcagcgcaaccgctaccgcgcttttctgtattgttaatttcactgcctttgccacgagcggtggacagacgatgctacgagtgtacgatcttgcggaaaaaatgcaatgcgttcagtttaattctgtgagttcgactgagcttgactaaatgttgtattttagccttacgcgacttgtttttctttttcttccttccAGACTCCAGAGTTCATTTTCATGCTGAGCAGCAAGGCGGGAGGGTGTGGCCTCAACCTGATTGGCGCCAATCGCCTGGTGATGTTTGACCCTGACTGGAACCCCGCCAACGATGACCAGGCCATGGCGCGGTGCTGGCGGGACGGACAGAGGAAACAGTGCTTCATCTACAGGCTCATCGCGGTCAGTGTctgcttctctttcttctccTTCACTCAGTTGTAGTTCACTTGCTTTCAACTAAAACTCTGATGCTGTGGTATATTTGCACCAAATCTGAATTTCTCtttttgagataataaagttttctgtgtctgtgtctatgacAAGTAAAGGTTTCAAGACGGTGACTTTGACATGGCAGAGGCGACAAGACAGTGACTTTGACATGGCAGAGGCAATCTGAGGAATGTgttagtttttttcttctcagttTTGTTATTCTTTCTCGCacaaatgttttttctttttgataagAATAGACTGTCTATTCTGGGGAAAGGACCTTGAACTGTGTTGATTGTCATGtttagaaagtgtgtgtgttcggatTTGAACAATTGTTCTTCCAGATTGTGATTTTAGAATCTATCTTGCTGCATGTGCCTAACTAGTCATCCCTGTTATTAGTCATGGTATTCATAATCAAAAAGCCCACGCAgtaaaagaaggagccgtgtgTACAGATTATCCCCCtttaccctattttgtttttaaatgacaacagtgacgtgtgtgtgtgtgtttcagactgGAACGATAGAGGAGAAGATCTTCCAGCGACAGGCTCACAAGAAAGCGCTGAGCAGTTGTGTGGTGGATAAAGAAGAGGATGTGGAACGACACTTCTCTCTCGGCGACCTGCGTGACCTCTTCACACTCAATGAGGGCACGCTTAGTGACACACATGACAAGTACGTCACTTTTATTGCCGTTTTCTTTTTCTGCCACAAAAATTGGAAGAAAACTTCCTCAGAAAACTTGGAATGCAAATTTGTTCAGTTGGAAAGAATTGtatcattttattttgttttatattttcttttgtttttttttgcatttaatttgtgtgtgttattatgGAAGGGAGTGTTCATTGCACATCACAGTTTGAGAGAAAAATCTCTcttgattttgattttgaacCCAGAAGAATACCCAGCattttgtcaatgattttcAGCAAATTATTAAAGTGATGGACTTATAAGAGGTTATAAATTGTTTCAATTCACTGTTCAGAGTTTAAACACCTGGTAAAGAACCTCTGTCATTTTGTCTTCAGCAAAGTTAAGTTCATTCAGATTGGGGCTAAAAtgtctacacagttactactattctgagtgacctgctgcaggacagctggtctcggctaaaaaaaagcttggtcaacataggtgggatAGAAAGTGTTAACTTTGTCTTCTGACATTTTAAATGTTTGACGTGTCATGAGATTGATGTTATTGTGTGTGCAGATTCAAGTGTCGGCGGTGTGTGAACAACATCCAGGTGAAGGGTCCACCAGACGGCAGTGACTGCAACACGGATCTCTCCCAGTGGAACCACTGTGTTGACAAGAAAGGTGTCACGGATGTCATGCTGAAAGGCGTGTGGAACTCCGCCATTTCTTTCGTCTTTCACCATTATTCACACGAAGAACAGCGCAGAACTGTGTGAGGGATTTCTGCTGTTCAACCATTGGCTGAACAATTATGTGCAAAGTTTCTTCAGAATAGCACCCATGGTAAAATAGAGAACGGCACAGGACTGTGTGGGCACTCTGCGATTTTTAACCGTTGGCAAAAGAGCGAATACAAGATTTATTTGCAATTCCACCGGTGTTCACATGAAGAATAGGACAAAGCTGTCTTACGCGCTGCAGCCTTCCACAAAGGGTCAAACAATGTGCAACTGGCATGAAGAACAGCTCAAACTGTATGAAGGATCTTTGTTCTGCAACCACTGGTCGAGAATGTGTCAAAGCGTAATCAGGAATTCTACTGATAATCATATATGGGAGAACATCACAAAACTGCGTTCTTGTGCAGTTTGTGGAAAGATTGggaatgtatgacagtttttctAGAATTCTGCTGGTTTTCACATGGAGAACACGGCCAAACTGTGTGAGAGTTCATCAATCTGCTGGTGTTGAAGCTCTGCTCAGATGTTGCTGTTTCTCTGCCATTTGTTGTTGCAGGGTAAGATGTTGATTGAGTGTGAGTGTATTTGCGTGGCTTAGGTTTAGGCTGGTTGTCAGTAATTGGACATTGACAAATTAATGTTAAACATTCTGATTGTTTTGGGTGAGCCACATTGAAATTTTGACATGTGAGTcaagattaaaataaaattgatAATGAAAGTCGCTCGTTGAATTTAAATTGGATTGTGCAAATGACTAAATTTGTGCTGATTCTGGCataatcatgtgtgtgtgtgtgtttgtgtatgtgtgtgtgttcagtttgtCTTTCATGTGCTTTAATACTGGTATTCTAACACAGAGAACCATCATGAATTAACTTCAGATATGCAGAACACTTCTCATCTTGCTTTTTAAAGGCATAATGAATCACTGCAGGAGGAAAAACCAGGCTAATCAAAATCAGTTAATGTTCAGGCAAGTTCCCCATTGGGAAGGAGCATCAGCACATAAAAAACAAGCAGACTTCTTTCAGCTTCCTGCTAAACTAGCAAAGCCTGTCAAGCTggatgtgtgacacagacagtgacatgaacttaggccaaaaaaaaataggtctgtttacggtaacataggccaaaaaaatagggtcgataggtcgggattttttttttttttctctcccaaaaaccatatttttacgttattttgccaaaaaaacaagatttttttttccccaaatgccaaaaaaaagtttagggtcgcgcgaaaaaactaggttcggtcgggttaccgtaaacagacctatttttgggggggccttactGCCTTTAAACCTGTCACCTGATTTATAGTCTGTGCTATTTTAGAGACTTTTATGTACTACATGTAGTGCGTCACAGAATAGTTCGACCATggcctaccccccgcgggttagggggagtcccatattggttgggacgagaaagaatttacccgatgctacccagcatgtcgtaagaggcgactaacgggttctgtttctccttttacccttgttaagtgtttcttgtatagaatatagtcaatgtttgtaaagattttagtcaagcagtatgtaagaaatgtttagtcctttgtactggaaacttgcattctcccagtaaggtcatatattgtactacgttgcaagcccctggagcaattttttgattagtgcttttgtgaacaagaaacaattaacaagtggctctatcccatctcccccctttccccgtcgcgatataaccttgaatggttgaaaacgacaaacaccaaataaagaaagaaagaccatgGCCTAGTTTTCCTGACAGAATTTGCCTGTTCTCTGGTGATTAATTGATATTCGTCTTAGCACAGAGGCCTGTACTTTTCTTACCAGATGAATTGCTTTACATGTGTTGTACAAGAGAgtcttctttctttgtctttctaTGCCCACCGACCCACCCCTACCCTACATTGTCATGTCTTTCTCAATTCAGCTTTTCACAAAAATGCCACAAGtacacccccccaaaaaaaattatGTTGGTCAGGTGAGCTCTTTAAAAACAAAGGAGGGAGCAAAAAGTGTGAATATCTTTGTTTAAAACCAAGAATCGGGAGTGTTTGCGGCTGTGTGCAGTGTTGGTCCTTGACACATACTTTTTTGATCTGATGCATCGGTCTGACCCCTGGCTGGTCCACCGTCCCCTAGTTTTGACATACACGTCTTCTGACCATCAATTTCCTAAAAAGCGGACTGGACATTCGGACCTTTACATATTTTCAATACAGGTCCAACTGGTCTTTCGTCCTcagctgtgtgtgcgtgtgtgtgtgcatgatttTTATCAGCTATACATGTTTTTGTACTGAAATGTTGAGCATGTTTACTGAAGCAAGGATCATGATATCTGTTTGCTTGTGTACATGTAGTTAGGTCATTCTCAAAAACATGTGTGGTATGATAGTGACCCAATTGCTCGAGCTATTATTTGGCTGTATTGAATTAAAAACTGAGATGAATGATTGTTATTGACTGCATTTGTATTAAAGAAACAAATTTTATATGATTCTGTGAGTTGTTGTGGTTTTCTTGTTAAAAATATCGATCCTAGTCACAAAATATGGTCAAACCAACATGGCGGATTTGTGACATGATTGTGCCTGCTTTAAACAAATAGTTATTGTGACCACAAACATTAATATTTTGACAAATAAAGTACATCAAATTGATACACAGTCATCCTTTTACAATCACATCAAGAAAAAAGTACGTTTTTTATTTACTACAAGTAAAAAAAGGGGCACATTAAATACCCATCGCGGTCGCGACGCTTGGTTTCTGAGTTTTGCCCAAATTTAAAAACTTCATGCACAAACAACTAAACATTGTAATGCGTGCACTTAAATACACACAGATGAAGAAAACCGATTGCAACATTAAGATACATCGATTGATGACGTCCGCTGTTCTAATCCTCGTACGTAATTAATTTTGCCTGAAGAGGAGCATCGTTTCCGTTTTTCACCGTCGCGACCGATCAACAAAAAGCGGCTGAGAAATCTATGACCTACATTCACTTACCGAGATTTTCCCCCCAGCGCTGACTCATTAATGAAAACATCCCTGGCATCTAATTTTTCCCGCCGAAAGAACACAGTGATGATAAATCCTGAGCTGCTGTTCTTTTGTCTTCTGCTTGTTGCGTGAGTGTCGCGACCGAGTGCTTAGTGCCGACTGCATCTATTCAAGGTGAGTTTACTGGCTTCTATCTTC is from Littorina saxatilis isolate snail1 linkage group LG5, US_GU_Lsax_2.0, whole genome shotgun sequence and encodes:
- the LOC138966122 gene encoding DNA repair and recombination protein RAD54-like isoform X2; the protein is MRRSQAPSQRSLGDGCTQTAKRKPEGDRDWDGHLTKEQKKRQKHEDAYSPMQHLSPYRQPLTPLTNLEVSSDITSHEALIRKLLSKPFKIPIPNYQGNSLQGRALGVRRQGTRQPLHDPDEDGALVLYAPTELSAHELMKTDQNKLPVHVVVDPLLCKVLRPHQREGVKFMYDCVTGQQIEDNYGCIMADEMGLGKTLQCVALLWTLLRQSPDCSPMITKAIIVAPSSLVKNWQNEISKWLGNRINSLAIDSGTKSEIDRNLGFFMTQHGRRICNPVLIISYETFRLHAAVMHKGTVGLVICDEGHRLKNSENQTYQALVNLNADRRILLSGTPIQNDLLEYFSLLHFVNRGILGTAQEFKKRFETPILRGRDAAATDGEHTKGEEKLQELLGIVNRCIIRRTQALLIKYLPVKVEQVVCCRLTPLQLALYKTFVGSQIAQCDMGKDGKATSGALSAITQLKKLCNHPDLIYQKCLERSEGFENGLDLFPSDYNPKVVRPELSGKVVVLDTLLAVIKATTDDKVVLVSNYTQTLDLFEKLCRQRSYQFMRLDGSMSIKKRAKIVQRFNDPTTPEFIFMLSSKAGGCGLNLIGANRLVMFDPDWNPANDDQAMARCWRDGQRKQCFIYRLIATGTIEEKIFQRQAHKKALSSCVVDKEEDVERHFSLGDLRDLFTLNEGTLSDTHDKFKCRRCVNNIQVKGPPDGSDCNTDLSQWNHCVDKKGVTDVMLKGVWNSAISFVFHHYSHEEQRRTV
- the LOC138966122 gene encoding DNA repair and recombination protein RAD54-like isoform X1, which translates into the protein MSHRRSQAPSQRSLGDGCTQTAKRKPEGDRDWDGHLTKEQKKRQKHEDAYSPMQHLSPYRQPLTPLTNLEVSSDITSHEALIRKLLSKPFKIPIPNYQGNSLQGRALGVRRQGTRQPLHDPDEDGALVLYAPTELSAHELMKTDQNKLPVHVVVDPLLCKVLRPHQREGVKFMYDCVTGQQIEDNYGCIMADEMGLGKTLQCVALLWTLLRQSPDCSPMITKAIIVAPSSLVKNWQNEISKWLGNRINSLAIDSGTKSEIDRNLGFFMTQHGRRICNPVLIISYETFRLHAAVMHKGTVGLVICDEGHRLKNSENQTYQALVNLNADRRILLSGTPIQNDLLEYFSLLHFVNRGILGTAQEFKKRFETPILRGRDAAATDGEHTKGEEKLQELLGIVNRCIIRRTQALLIKYLPVKVEQVVCCRLTPLQLALYKTFVGSQIAQCDMGKDGKATSGALSAITQLKKLCNHPDLIYQKCLERSEGFENGLDLFPSDYNPKVVRPELSGKVVVLDTLLAVIKATTDDKVVLVSNYTQTLDLFEKLCRQRSYQFMRLDGSMSIKKRAKIVQRFNDPTTPEFIFMLSSKAGGCGLNLIGANRLVMFDPDWNPANDDQAMARCWRDGQRKQCFIYRLIATGTIEEKIFQRQAHKKALSSCVVDKEEDVERHFSLGDLRDLFTLNEGTLSDTHDKFKCRRCVNNIQVKGPPDGSDCNTDLSQWNHCVDKKGVTDVMLKGVWNSAISFVFHHYSHEEQRRTV
- the LOC138966122 gene encoding DNA repair and recombination protein RAD54-like isoform X3, whose amino-acid sequence is MQHLSPYRQPLTPLTNLEVSSDITSHEALIRKLLSKPFKIPIPNYQGNSLQGRALGVRRQGTRQPLHDPDEDGALVLYAPTELSAHELMKTDQNKLPVHVVVDPLLCKVLRPHQREGVKFMYDCVTGQQIEDNYGCIMADEMGLGKTLQCVALLWTLLRQSPDCSPMITKAIIVAPSSLVKNWQNEISKWLGNRINSLAIDSGTKSEIDRNLGFFMTQHGRRICNPVLIISYETFRLHAAVMHKGTVGLVICDEGHRLKNSENQTYQALVNLNADRRILLSGTPIQNDLLEYFSLLHFVNRGILGTAQEFKKRFETPILRGRDAAATDGEHTKGEEKLQELLGIVNRCIIRRTQALLIKYLPVKVEQVVCCRLTPLQLALYKTFVGSQIAQCDMGKDGKATSGALSAITQLKKLCNHPDLIYQKCLERSEGFENGLDLFPSDYNPKVVRPELSGKVVVLDTLLAVIKATTDDKVVLVSNYTQTLDLFEKLCRQRSYQFMRLDGSMSIKKRAKIVQRFNDPTTPEFIFMLSSKAGGCGLNLIGANRLVMFDPDWNPANDDQAMARCWRDGQRKQCFIYRLIATGTIEEKIFQRQAHKKALSSCVVDKEEDVERHFSLGDLRDLFTLNEGTLSDTHDKFKCRRCVNNIQVKGPPDGSDCNTDLSQWNHCVDKKGVTDVMLKGVWNSAISFVFHHYSHEEQRRTV